In the genome of Lathyrus oleraceus cultivar Zhongwan6 chromosome 4, CAAS_Psat_ZW6_1.0, whole genome shotgun sequence, the window atgcttaataaacatttaaaattgctgtaaattttaagtgctttggatcgtctattcagaacagataccctcggggcatttccttaaaatcccctgcggatgatcgtgaatatcttccccagtgaagtcaccaacagacaaattcggtgtcttatccctgcagagctgatcagagcgttggattcctcaatccccagcaggttctcaccattgtacttcctcaagcggttgtttcaggacatacactccccagcagagttgacagtgctagactgtatcttcccagcagaagtggctgctccttagagttcgatgccagatcggtaatcccaatgccagatccatggtttctttccttgaagcagaacctcggtaccgtatcagtgtttgctccccctgctgagtcatctctcgcaaatcgtggttgccagaatcattgtagctttcctcagcagcaggcttccaatgtcattctttccccgatcagagtctcggtatggccagagcaccgcatggctagtcatctccccacagagttcattgtggtgtgtatctccagcagcctggccagagcccagaggatggtaataATTTCCCCcgcagatccccttgcctcggcttggcgttctacccagcatttcgcatccctgcatgtagaatcatattgcattgcatcctcccaaatcgcgtagcatttccattttcatggagcattacgccattgaaaaattcaaacatacgcattgtaagcataaaacattctcggtatcccaagtgataagctagaagttgtttccaatactcagactgaagattgttcatgacttacctttgttgtccccagcaagtgtcattggcccatgcgccgcctctatcATCATTCTCTATCTctgccgatactgacaggcatgaatgttccggtatccagaccgaagcggcgttcaggccagtgttccaatattcagatcgaagaagtttccgacgatcaggtcgatgcaacttgtggcgttcaggccaatgttccgatattcagatcgaagtggcattcaggccagttttccggtatccagaccgaagtggcgttcaggccagttttccgatattcagatcgaagaagtttccgacgatcaggtcgatgcaacttgtggcgttcaggccagtgttccgatattcagatcgaagtggcattcaggccagttttccggtgttcagaccgaagtggcattcaggccaatgttccggtatccagaccgaagtggcattcaggccagttttccggtatccagaccgaagtggcgttcaggccagttttccgatatttagatcgaagaagtttccgacgatcaggtcaacgcaacttatggcattcaggccagttttcccggtatccagaccgaagtggcattcgggccaATGTTCaggtatccagaccgaagtggcattcaggccagttttcccgatgttcaaatcgaagtcatttccagtattcagactgatgagcggcattcaggccatggttatttctgtgttaccatttattttggtatccaggttagCATTCTTTTTTGGTATTCggactgactctcaccgtaccagacggattcttctttcaaggaattgttacttcacttcacttcagtgcaaatttttgggcttttattgtaacacccttctaaaataccccaattatttaataacaacaacaatatttatatcagagtaatcatgcaccaagggtgtcacacaacatttcacaccacaataactgtcatgctctttatttaatcaaaacaacatttttgcaaaattcgcagcggatagaatcaaccaaccattcaaaacatataacgttttacaggtaaaaaggttcaacaatcaacaataaacaattaaaacatcccgtcccgatgttacatctatcagagcacgacccactacgtagactacactagactccaggcactagcttctactcactcactgctcgttacctgaaaaatagttgtaagggtgagttcctcaattgatataataagcattataaatcatcatgtaatgctaagtaaatttacacgttaatcaccctaatcgtatcatgcattcagtaacggcacatcaactcaaatatcatactcaataacaacgtaaaatgcaactcaataacgacataaattgcaactcaacaacaacataaaatgcaactcaaatgagactcgactcgtcatgcatgtggtaccattcggagtaaaactcccaacttaaaatcattgccagtttagtgggcatcaaggcataagccttcaactttcaacttaaaatttgccaatccaggccaacgtggtgtgagcaaagctccgacttaatgcatatgaatgtacatggcatatacgactttaaattccgacaacataataataacagcaacacaacaatgttttcaacataatcaacttataatcaacgttggctcatcaagcctacaactcagtattttcaacaacttaacacaacttatcaacatatttgtatcaacacttcataacataacccaacaaaattactcatcaaaattaacgataataggccaatcaccaattatgttcacaacgTTAAAATACCaaattttccaatttccaacagtgttaaccggttaacgccctgggttaaccggttaacgcaggacaaaatacattttctggcaaaacgcaacagtgttaaccggttaacgccctgggttaaccggttaacgcaggcaaaacagcacattttcacaattataacagtgttaaccggttaacgccctgggttaaccggttaacgcagacaaaacagcagttcctgcgctaacacaaggcagaatgcagagttctccgcattttccgccgttggaggacttccggacctccgattccaattccgtaaaaagctatacgttcggaaattcacaactaacccaaacacatattcaattacagcctaaacacagtttcatccaacgtaattttccagcattcataatcccaattagggtcaattcaacggctatcactacccatgacatgttaatctataatacccatcaaacaacgataaaccccccttacctgagttaatccggcaaaatctctaagctccaagctcttctccaacctttgctctctggttcttcctctttgcccctttctcctcttctctgcagcttctcagttttcacgtaaaccctttaccaacaatgaaaaccctttttcttattccaacttatatattttccaaaataataataataataatccaataatatttccaattaattaatttaattaataaatattatattaattcaaattaaataattagccttattttattggggtgttacaactctcccccactaaaagagttttcgtcctcaaaaacatacctcaagcgaacaactctgggtaagactccttcatcttactctgaatttgccaccttgaccttgattcactagagtcaacttatcaaccaaaagcacatcggatttctgaccctctctgatctcatccagaataccacttgttaacttcaacattcccaatttaacactattgtgagtactctcacacaccaaactcaagtctctaaactgctcaattaaatccaattccttaaccattaacatagacatatgcaatgatttccgactcaatgcatcagccactacgtttgctttacccggatggtaattcaaaccaaagtcataatccttcagaaactctaaccatcttctctgtctcatattcagctctttctgatcaaacaaatactttaaacttttatggtcactgaaaacctcaaatcttgacccatacaagtaatgcctccataacttcagaacaaacaccacagccgccaactctaaatcgtgcgtcggatagttcctctcatgaaccctcagctgtcttgaagcataagctataacctgcttattctgcatcaacacgccacccaaacccaacaatgaagcatcacagtaaacctcatACGATTctgacgaactcggtaatatcagaataggagcagtagttaaccttctctttaactcttggaaaccttcttcacattttgagtcccaaacaaacgcttgccccttcctagtcaacatcgtcaatggtaacgccaacttagaaaatccctcaatgaacttcctataataaccagccaaaccaaggaaacttcgaatctcagcaacagacttcggagcttcccacttagataccgcttctatcttagaaggatcaacagcaacaccacctcttgaaatcacatgaccaagaaaactaacctcttctaaccagaattcacacttggatagtttagcaaataacttcttttctcgtagaatttccaaaaccactctcaaatgttcagcatgctcttcttcagatttcgaatacaccaaaatatcatcaataaacaccaccacaaacttgtctaggtacggatggaaaatcctattcatgtactccataaatactccaggcgcattagtcacaccaaaaggcattacagaatactcataatgtccataccttgttctgaaagcagtcttctgaatatcctcagttttcacacgtatctgatgatacccagatctcaaatctatcttgctgaacacactcgcaccaaccaactgatccatcaaatcatcaatcctcggcaaaggataccgattcttgatcgtcactttattcagttgcctgtagtccacacacaacctcatagtaccttctttcttcttaaccaatagcactggtgcaccccacggtgacacactcggacgaataaatttcttatccaacagatcttccaactgactcttcaattcagttaactcaacagcagacatacggtacggagccatcgatatcggcctagtaccaggtaccaaatcaatcgagaactccacttcgcgttctggtggtaattcattcacctcttccggaaacacatcaggaaaatcacacaccacggctagatcgccaatcaccagtttacctttagcctccaaagtcgctaataacataaacaactctgccccatcagctacttcttcattcacttgccttgtgcttgcaatcagctattgcatgaccaatcttaccacagcgaaaacacctctttacttcagcagtgcatacattactcttatgaccagcctgaccacatttgaagcaaactataccagcaggagcacctcccccactagctctctgagccggagcagctctttgcttcccttttccagctggagcatcatacggcttgccacggttttgatgttgcttgcctctgcgatcgCTGACAAccttgtaatgagcattattgtcttcttcaaatatcctgcagctatcaaccaattcagtaaaaatgcgtatcttctgatacccaacagccttcttaatttcagagcgtagtccattttcaaacttgatgcactttgaaaattcagcaccagcaccagtgtaatgaggataaaatttggacagctccacaaattttgcagcataatcagtgacagacatgtttccttgcttcagctcaaggaactcaatttccttcttaccacggacatcttccggatagtactttctcagaaattccctacggaatacatcccaagtaatgacttcacctgccacggtcaacctctcgtgagtctctagccaccagtcatcagcttcgactgctagcatgtgagtaccataccgaaccttctgagctggagtgcaatccataacacggaagattctctcaatctctttcaaccatcccaaggctgcatctggatcatgcttccctttaaacaccggcggattctctctctgaaaagtcgccaagctacgtgatccagcatcaccaccagcatttggcaagttctgcacagcttgtgccatcgcttgcattgcggcagccattgcagcgtcattccttccagccat includes:
- the LOC127138509 gene encoding uncharacterized protein LOC127138509 is translated as MAGRNDAAMAAAMQAMAQAVQNLPNAGGDAGSRSLATFQRENPPVFKGKHDPDAALGWLKEIERIFRVMDCTPAQKVRYGTHMLAVEADDWWLETHERLTVAGEVITWDVFRREFLRKYYPEDVRGKKEIEFLELKQGNMSVTDYAAKFVELSKFYPHYTGAGAEFSKCIKFENGLRSEIKKAVGYQKIRIFTELVDSCRIFEEDNNAHYKVVSDRRGKQHQNRGKPYDAPAGKGKQRAAPAQRASGGGAPAGIVCFKCGQAGHK